In Erigeron canadensis isolate Cc75 chromosome 7, C_canadensis_v1, whole genome shotgun sequence, one DNA window encodes the following:
- the LOC122608327 gene encoding S-adenosyl-L-methionine-dependent tRNA 4-demethylwyosine synthase: protein MPTTGAAATTSISTTSLTTHLALLTIFSATTLYCLYKSRRPKPPPPSSNPNNKPKIFFISQTNTSKTLAHNLYNKLTNTHNFVFDLVDPNHYDPEDLQNESLVIFVVSTWEGGNPPSNGEFLFNWLNESAEDFRVGSLLLNKCRFCVFGVGSKMYGEEMYNVVGKSVSRAMKALGAVEVLPFCDGDVDEGDLDEVFGSWCKDVVRVLKSGEIEGNVGGINGVNGEGVSEGSDYEDEDDEDYEEEEEEQEENGIVDLEDIAGKAPTKKEMGVVKSDVKKNGVKEMVTPVIRASLTKQGYKIIGSHSGVKICRWTKSQLRGRGGCYKHSFYGIESHRCMEATPSLACANKCVFCWRHHTNPVGKSWQWKMDDPLMIVNSAIEQHKKMIKQMKGVPGVTAERLSEGLLPRHCALSLVGEPIMYPEINSLVDELHQRRISTFLVTNAQFPEKIVSLKPITQLYVSVDAGTKDSLKAIDRPLFGDFWERFLDSLKALRDKQQRTVYRLTLVKGWNTEDIEAYSSLFSIGNPDFVEIKGVTYCGTSATSKLTMENVPWHADVRAFSEALAEKSNGEYGVACEHVHSCCVLLAKVDKFKIDGQWHTWIDYEKFHDLVASGKSFGSNDYMAVTPSWAVYGANEGGFDPEQARYKKERNHKSSR, encoded by the exons ATGCCCACCACCGGCGCCGCCGCCACAACCTCCATTTCCACCACCTCACTAACCACCCACTTAGCCCTTCTAACCATCTTCTCCGCCACCACTCTATACTGTCTCTACAAATCACGCCGCccaaaaccaccaccaccatcatcaaaCCCTAACAACAAGCCCAAAATCTTTTTCATATCACAAACCAACACTTCAAAAACCTTGGCCCATAATCTTTACAACAAGCTAACAAACACCCATAACTTTGTTTTTGACTTAGTTGACCCAAATCATTATGACCCCGAAGACTTACAAAACGAAAGTTTGGTCATTTTTGTCGTGTCGACTTGGGAAGGCGGAAACCCGCCTTCGAATGGTGAGTTTTTGTTTAATTGGTTGAATGAAAGTGCTGAGGATTTTAGAGTTGGGTCATTGTTGTTGAATAAATGTAGGTTTTGTGTTTTTGGTGTTGGGAGTAAAATGTATGGTGAGGAAATGTATAATGTAGTTGGGAAAAGCGTATCGAGGGCGATGAAAGCGCTTGGGGCGGTTGAGGTTTTGCCGTTTTGTGATGGGGATGTTGATGAGGGGGATTTGGATGAGGTTTTCGGTAGTTGGTGTAAAGACGTTGTGAGGGTTTTGAAGTCGGGCGAGATTGAAGGGAATGTTGGGGGGATAAATGGAGTGAATGGGGAGGGGGTGAGTGAGGGATCGGATTATGAGGATGAGGACGATGAGGATTAcgaggaggaggaggaagagcAAGAGGAAAATGGGATTGTGGATTTGGAAGATATTGCGGGAAAGGCGCCTACTAAGAAAGAAATGGGAGTGGTTAAAAGTGATGTGAAAAAGAACGGAGTGAAGGAAATGGTGACTCCGGTAATTAGGGCTAGTTTGACTAAACAG GGGTATAAGATTATTGGTTCGCATAGCGGTGTTAAAATATGTAGGTGGACAAAATCACAACTTAGAGGGCGTGGAGGCTGTTATAAACATTCCTTTTATGGTATCGAGAGTCACAG GTGTATGGAGGCTACGCCAAGTTTGGCATGTGCAAATAAATGTGTATTTTGTTGGAGACATCACACTAATCCTGTTGGGAAAAGTTGGCAATGGAAGATGGATGACCCATTGATGATTGTGAATTCTGCCATAGAACAACATAAGAAAATGATAAAGCAAATGAAAGGAGTTCCAG GTGTTACAGCTGAACGGTTATCAGAAGGCCTGTTGCCCAGGCATTGTGCATTGTCACTTGTTGGAGAGCCAATTATGTATCCTGAAATCAATTCACTTGTAGATGAGCTCCACCAAAGGCGAATTTCCACTTTCCTTGTGACAAATGCGCAGTTTCCTGAGAAGATTGTGTCGCTAAAACCCATCACACAG TTATATGTTAGCGTAGATGCGGGAACAAAGGACAGCTTGAAGGCAATTGACAGACCACTCTTTGGGGACTTCTGGGAACGTTTTCTT gactctttgaaagcttTGAGGGATAAGCAGCAGCGCACCGTGTATCGTCTAACACTTGTTAAGGGATGGAACACAGAGGACATAGAAGCCTATTCTAGTCTCTTTTCCATTGGAAACCCTGATTTCGTTGAAATCAAAGGTGTTACCTATTGTGGAAC GTCTGCTACATCAAAGTTAACAATGGAAAACGTACCatggcatgctgacgtcagggCGTTTTCCGAGGCCTTAGCTGAAAAAAGCAATGGAGAGTATGGGGTTGCTTGTGAGCACGTGCACTCGTGTTGTGTTCTTCTGGCAAAAGTTGACAAGTTCAAGATTGATGGTCAGTGGCACACATGGATTGATTATGAGAAGTTCCATGACTTG GTGGCTTCTGGAAAGTCTTTTGGCAGCAATGATTACATGGCTGTTACTCCATCTTGGGCTGTCTATGGGGCTAATGAAGGTGGGTTTGATCCAGAGCAGGCTCGGTATAAGAAAGAAAGGAATCACAAATCTAGCCGCTAA
- the LOC122606877 gene encoding uncharacterized protein At1g01500 — protein MENSNGTTKNNLQIIKYPTYQPYAYTKPLLAWFDIRVFYVRISNFMVEGYIPEYLTLSHIPLDPDTILEVNSKRCSLDSAGSSCRLKRNRVDKKFEEATFVSTDSIRISGSVKFEVFDGEDLILSGVLEMSKNSNGYVGKPKNSDVERWTMTCESMIGANTRIIKGKQIMGSESMLPMIEVYVAGSFLGEPVILTKTLQISLRKKQNRKGTLDPIPEGETAASQRNIGYGPNLDLQEPDYEPYKNENDYDFHNGLAHYSQNEYMEGEDGELTWFNAGVRVGVGLGLGICLGVGIGVGLLVRTYQSTTRNFRRRL, from the exons ATGGAAAATTCAAATGGAACAACGAAGAACAACCTCCAGATTATCAAGTATCCAACTTACCAACCGTACGCGTATACAAAACCATTATTAGCTTGGTTTGATATACGTGTGTTCTATGTTCGGATTAGCAATTTTATGGTGGAAGGCTACATTCCGGAATATCTCACTCTAAGTCATATACCATTAGACCCCGATACCATTCTTGAAGTCAACAGTAAAAGATGCAGCCTTGACTCCGCAGGAAGCTCATGTCGCCTCAAAAGAAACCGAGTTGATAAAAAGTTTGAAGAAGCTACATTTGTTAGCACAGATAGTATAAGAATATCGGGGAGTGTCAAATTTGAGGTTTTTGATGGTGAAGATCTTATTCTTTCTGGAGTTTTGGAGATGTCTAAGAATAGCAATGGTTACGTTGGTAAACCAAAGAACAGCGATGTTGAGAGATGGACTATGACATGTGAATCTATGATTGGTGCCAACACGCGTATTATCAAGGGGAAACAAATCATGGGTTCTGAGTCAATGTTACCTATGATTGAAGTTTATGTTGCGGGATCCTTTCTGGGTGAACCTGTTATCTTGACCAAGACTTTGCAGATTAGTCTCAGAAAAAAGCAAAACCGAAAAGGGACATTGGATCCCATACCTGAGGGTGAGACAGCTGCATCTCAGAGAAACATTGGATATGGACCTAATCTTGATCTTCAG GAACCAGATTACGAACCTTACAAGAACGAAAATGACTATGACTTCCACAATGGCCTTGCTCATTATAGCCAAAATGAGTACATGGAAGGGGAAGATGGAGAACTCACATGGTTCAATGCTGGTGTGAGGGTTGGTGTTGGTTTAGGTCTTGGAATTTGCCTTGGGGTTGGAATTGGAGTTGGTCTTCTAGTTCGTACTTATCAATCTACAACCCGTAACTTCAGAAGACGGCTTTAG
- the LOC122608080 gene encoding phosphatidylinositol transfer protein 3: MSFFRRRGSSQQQQEQEPSELQTESKVNELKAALGPLSGRCSLYCTDACLKRYLEARNWNVDKAKKMLEETLAWRSTYKPEEIRWTEVAVEGETGKLFRANFRDRVGRTVLVLKPGLQNTTSMDNQIKHLVYLMENAMLNLPEGQEEMAWLIDFTGWSFSTNVPIRTARDTINILQDHYPQRLAVAFLYAPPRIFETFWKVVKYFMDPKTTQKVKFVYPKNKESVELMQSYFDVDNLPTEFGGKATMKYDHEDFSRLMAQDDVKAAKFWGFDDKNSSATTGYAASAVVAPEPDSL, from the exons ATGTCCTTTTTTCGGCGTCGTGGGTCTTCTCAGCAACAGCAAGAGCAGGAACCTTCTGAGCTGCAAACCGAATCAAAG GTCAATGAGCTTAAAGCTGCTCTTGGACCCCTTTCTGGACGTTGCTCATTGTACTGCACTGATGCATGCCTGAAAAGATACTTGGAAGCCCGGAACTGGAACGTGGACAAAGCAAAAAAGATGTTGGAAGAAACTCTTGCTTGGAGATCAACATATAAACCTGAAGAAATCCGTTGG ACTGAAGTTGCAGTTGAAGGTGAAACCGGGAAACTATTCAGAGCAAATTTCCGAGACCGAGTTGGAAGGACTGTCCTGGTATTGAAACCAGGATTGCAG AATACAACATCAATGGACAACCAGATCAAACATCTTGTGTACCTGATGGAAAATGCTATGCTTAATCTTCCAGAAGGTCAGGAGGAGATGGCATGGTTGATAGACTTCACCGGATGGTCATTTAGTACCAACGTACCAATTAGAACTGCTAGGGACACTATCAATATACTGCAAGACCATTATCCTCAAAGGCTAGCTGTGGCATTTTTGTATGCTCCACCACGGATCTTTGAAACATTTTGGAAG GTAGTTAAATATTTTATGGACCCAAAAACAACCCAGAAGGTGAAATTTGTGTACCCAAAGAACAAAGAGAGCGTAGAGCTAATGCAATCATATTTTGATGTGGATAACCTCCCAACTGAGTTTGGTGGAAAAGCAACCATGAAGTATGACCATGAAGATTTTTCAAGATTAATGGCTCAAGATGACGTGAAAGCTGCTAAATTCTGGGGGTTTGATGACAAAAATTCTTCTGCAACCACCGGCTATGCTGCTAGTGCAGTAGTGGCTCCAGAGCCAGATAGTTTATGA